GCAAAGGCATACACTCCCAGGTGTCGGTTGAAAGCGAATATAAGCGGCTTTGCAACAGGAACTTCCAAAACTGTGAGGAGAAGAGCAGGGCGTACGGGAATTCCTTCAAAAGGTGTGTCGGCGAGGAGATAAGTTGTAATCCGGCAGAAAGGgcaggaaaggaaaaaaaggctggAATGGCACAAAACGCGCGAGCCGAAGGGCTGAGATGACCCTCCACACACCCGCTCCGCTTTACCTCCTACAGATTGCTGCTGGAGTACCCCCGCATCCGGCACGACGGCGTCTACATCAGCTGCGTCACGTACATAAGATGTGAGTGGCTGAAAAGGCGAAGGAAAGCGCCCCACGCAGGCGCAAATCGCACACGTTGCAGTTTGCAAAAGAACTACGCACACGTGTGAGAACTTTTAAGCGATGGCGCGGTTCGATGCCGCGGTTCGATGCCGCGGTTCAATGCCTCCGTTCGATGCCGCTGTTCAATGCCGCCGCTGTGCACCACTCAGAGTGATCGCCTTTCCCCCAACGACAGCACTGAAGGACATCGGGAATATACACCTAGACCCGAAGGACAGAGATCGAGTCATTTACAACCCATGTGTAGTGACCTACTTCCGCTATCTTCTTTTCATCAACGAATCGAACAAGGTGCTGGTGATGCGATCCGaggtaaacaaaaaggaagttcTAGAAGCCCTAAAAATATCATACAATAAAATACGATGTTGGGATTTGTCTGTCCCAAGTCATGACTTAAtaaagaatttgaaaaaatttcatggAGAGACTGAAAATGGTTTGGTTAAAATGGTCAGGATAGGTGAATatacattcaaaaaaaatgaaaagattaTTGAAATAAGTTACCCGGAGTCTCTCACTGAACCTTTCAAGTATAAGAATATCATTCAGCtgcgtttaaaaaattatttgagtGCCAGCAACAATATGCTAAAATGGAtgtcttttaaaattttatctaaGCTGAAGCTCAGCTCTTCGGAGGACACGCTCAACATCAACAACCGGCAGTACAGGTGGGAGTGCACGTCAGTGAGTGTAAGCGAACGTGAGCGAGTTTGCGGGAACGTCATTAAGTTTGCGCAAACGTGAGTGCGTctgtgcatacgtatgtCCTTCAACCCACCTGTGCGTGTATATTTCCACCCACCCCGTTCGCCGCCCCCTCTCAggcccttcttcttctttaacCTGAAGTTTCTGTCCCACCTGTTTATAACCAAAATACCGGAGACATGACACACGTGGGGATATGCCTACCTGGGCAAATTCCCCCAATTTGTAATTCACCGCAGGCAGGTCACTTACACATAAAGCAAAACANNNNNNNNNNcgtttttttttttttatgtcaccATGCATCGTTTTCGCGCCATATCGGTGGCCAGAATTTGTTCAGAATTTtcctcaaaaggggaaggttTCGCCCGACTTATCCTGCAGCGTTATGTATCCTTTTCGTTCCATGTCGCTTTGgtggcttcattttttttttgccgttttttttccttctttttgccATCTTTTAAACACCATAGCCGCGGAGCAGGACTGCCCCCCATTTTCTCGCCCCCTTTGCTCTGCCCGTGACACTCCGAGAGAAGGAACAACGCCCCTCTCTCCTGTGTAACTTCCCCCTTGTTTTATGTGACACCTTCCACCGCCCCCCTGGCTATGTCATTTTACGTAGCAAAAGATAGCTTTCCCCGGCACATGCGCCCCCACCGCTGCTCCACCTGCACTGATCCTCGGCGCATGACCGGCAAAGGGAATGCCtcacttcttttttgctttcccgtttatttttttttttatttatttttatttcttttttttttttttttttttttttttttttacgtaagagaattttccccttttatataaaattatgagGGACCCTTCCAAAATAAGGAAAGGAGCACAGCGACGCCGTTTTCCGTGTCCGTCGTAGAGAGGTGTGAATCGGAAAAGTGCTCACCTCAGCCAACTTGGCAGTGTTCACGGTTGGGTGAAGATCAGTTGGGTAGGCGGCTATGAAGCCTCTTTGGAGGCGAGCTCTGCGCGTACTGCATAT
This genomic stretch from Plasmodium cynomolgi strain B DNA, chromosome 14, whole genome shotgun sequence harbors:
- a CDS encoding hypothetical protein (putative) — protein: MFEQTKHPPDKSTNCINSKKEKAKKLFLQALNHERDENYLKATKFYQQAVKLYPNVLKIYIDDNGESSDKNKPIEETTQREQNIYLINILTENFFGITKFLDFYSLHRFLFSCKGIHSQVSVESEYKRLCNRNFQNCEEKSRAYGNSFKRLLLEYPRIRHDGVYISCVTYIRSMARFDAAVRCRGSMPPFDAAVQCRRCAPLRVIAFPPTTALKDIGNIHLDPKDRDRVIYNPCVVTYFRYLLFINESNKVLVMRSEVNKKEVLEALKISYNKIRCWDLSVPSHDLIKNLKKFHGETENGLVKMVRIGEYTFKKNEKIIEISYPESLTEPFKYKNIIQLRLKNYLSASNNMLKWMSFKILSKLKLSSSEDTLNINNRQYRWECTSVSVSERERVCGNVIKFAQT